One segment of Dermochelys coriacea isolate rDerCor1 chromosome 5, rDerCor1.pri.v4, whole genome shotgun sequence DNA contains the following:
- the ATG12 gene encoding ubiquitin-like protein ATG12 encodes MAEVEKRLLLSPQDGGRGECEEEPPNGGTAVGVAEPAPPSAGSPVTEEPAEDTKKKIDVLLKAVGDTPIMKNKKWAVERTRTIQGLIDFIKKFLKLVASEQLFIYVNQSFAPSPDQEVGTLYECFGSDGKLVLHYCKSQAWG; translated from the exons ATGGCGGAAGTGGAGAAGCGGTTACTGCTCTCTCCTCAGGATGGTGGCCGAGGCGAGTGTGAAGAAGAGCCCCCGAATGGAGGAACTGCGGTGGGGGTTGCCGAGCCGGCTCCCCCTTCAGCCGGCTCCCCAGTGACCGAAGAACCCGCCGAGGACACCAAGAAGAAAA TTGACGTCCTGCTGAAGGCTGTGGGGGACACGCCGATCATGAAGAACAAGAAGTGGGCCGTGGAGAGGACCCGCACCATCCAGGGGCTCATTGACTTCATCAAAAAGTTCCTCAAGCTGGTGGCCTCGGAGCAGCTG TTTATATATGTGAATCAATCCTTTGCTCCTTCTCCAGACCAGGAAGTTGGGACACTCTATGAG TGTTTTGGAAGTGATGGCAAACTTGTACTGCATTACTGCAAATCTCAAGCGTGGGGATGA